A single genomic interval of Suncus etruscus isolate mSunEtr1 chromosome 10, mSunEtr1.pri.cur, whole genome shotgun sequence harbors:
- the HJV gene encoding hemojuvelin, which produces MGGRSGGRPPDPGSPLGGPSALRALALLFLFCAQAQAQCKILRCNAEYVASTLSLRGAGESSVRGAGSDSASLCRALRSYALCTRRTARTCRGDLAFHSAVHGIEDLMIQHNCSRQGPTAPPPPPPRGPALPGSGALRPAGPAAPDPCDYEGQFARLHGRAPGFLHCAAFGDPHVRSFHHHFHTCRVQGAWPLLDNDFLSVQATSSPVALGANATTTRKLTIIFKNMQECIDQKVYQAEVDNLPVAFEDGSVNGGNRPGGSSLSIRTAAPGGHVEIQAAYIGTTIVIRQTAGQLSFSIRVAEDVARAFSAEQDLQLCVGGCPPSQQLSRLERQRRGAISPETAWQLCKEGLPVEDAYFHSCVFDVLISGDPNFTVAARAALEDARAFLPDLDKLHLFLSDAGAPPCSAMLRGPALSGLLVLWLFTR; this is translated from the exons ATGGGGGGTCGATCAGGAGGCCGGCCCCCTGATCCCGGGTCCCCCCTTGGCGGCCCCTCAGCTCTAAGAGCTCTGGCGCTGCTGTTCCTCTTCTGTGCGCAAG CTCAGGCCCAGTGCAAGATCCTGCGCTGCAACGCCGAATACGTGGCGTCCACGCTGAGTCTCCGCGGGGCCGGCGAGTCGAGTGTCCGCGGTGCGGGGTCGGACTCGGCCTCTCTCTGCCGGGCGCTCCGCTCCTACGCGCTGTGCACCCGGCGCACCGCGCGCACCTGCCGGGGGGACCTGGCGTTCCACTCGGCCGTGCACGGCATCGAGGACCTCATGATCCAGCACAACTGCTCGCGCCAGGGCCCCACGGCGCCCCCGCCGCCCCCACCCCGCGGGCCGGCCCTGCCCGGCTCGGGGGCGCTCCGCCCCGCCGGCCCCGCGGCCCCCGACCCCTGCGACTACGAGGGCCAGTTCGCCCGGCTGCACGGCCGAGCGCCCGGCTTCCTGCACTGCGCGGCCTTCGGGGACCCTCATGTGCGCAGCTTCCACCACCACTTCCACACCTGCCGCGTGCAAGGCGCGTGGCCCCTGCTGGACAACGACTTCCTCTCCGTGCAGGCCACCAGCTCCCCCGTGGCCTTGGGGGCCAACGCCACCACCACGCGCAAG CTCACCATCATATTTAAGAACATGCAGGAGTGCATCGACCAGAAGGTGTACCAGGCTGAAGTGGACAATCTTCCCGTGGCCTTTGAGGACGGCTCTGTCAATGGGGGGAACCGACCCGGGGGTTCCAGCCTGTCCATCCGGACGGCCGCCCCGGGTGGCCACGTGGAGATCCAGGCTGCCTACATCGGCACCACCATCGTGATCCGGCAGACTGCCGGGCAGCTGTCCTTCTCCATCAGGGTGGCCGAGGACGTGGCCAGGGCTTTCTCGGCTGAGCAGGACCTGCAACTCTGTGTGGGTGGGTGTCCTCCAAGCCAGCAGCTCTCACGCCTGGAGCGCCAGCGCCGGGGTGCCATCAGCCCGGAGACTGCCTGGCAACTGTGCAAGGAAGGGCTGCCCGTGGAGGACGCTTATTTCCACTCCTGTGTCTTCGACGTTCTCATCTCCGGGGACCCCAACTTTACTGTGGCAGCTCGGGCGGCTCTGGAGGATGCCCGCGCTTTCCTGCCAGACTTGGACAAATTGCATCTGTTCCTCTCTGATGCTGGGGCCCCTCCGTGCTCAGCCATGCTCAGAGGTCCAGCTCTCTCTGGACTCTTGGTTCTGTGGCTTTTCACTCGGTGA